One Ornithinicoccus hortensis genomic window, TCCGGGGCGGTGGTGCGGCCGCGGACCATGTGCTGGTCCGATCCGCAGATGTTGGTGGTGACCACCTTCAGGATCGCCGCGTGGGGCAGCGCCCGACCGACGTTCGCCGGGTTCACCCCGGGACCGTCCTGCAGCTCGAACGTGGGGTACGGGATGTCCTGGACCTCGACGTGTCCCGGGCCCGTGTAGGCAATGGCTCTGTTGCTCGACATGGGTGCTCGCTCTCAGCGCCGCGAGCCGGGGGCCGGGGACGGACCACGCTCGCGGTCGCATCACTGGGGATCCAGCCACCGTATGTCGTCCCGCGGCTTTTGACCATGGGTGCCGCCGAACCTGAGCCTGTAGGAAGTAAGGTTAGGGAAACCTTAGAGATCGACGGAAGGCTGGGCACGTGGCCAAGACGAACATCGGGGCGAGCCGGATCAAGCCGGAGCAGACCGGCCTGCTCACCCTGGAGGTGCTCGGCCGGGAGCAGGTCACGCCGAGTTTCGCACGGGTCACGCTCGGCCGGGGCGACATCGAGAAGTTCACCCCGATGGGCTACGACCAGTGGTTCCGGCTGTTCATCCCGGTCGCCGAGGACTCGCTGTCCCGGCTGCCCGGGAAGCTGGACACGCTCTCCTATCTGAAGTTCCTGGCGATCAGCAAGACGCAGCGACCCGTGCTGCGCAACTACACGGTGCGCGCCCACCGGGTCACCGCGGACGGGCCCGAGATCGACGTCGACTTCGTGCTGCACGGCGAGGGGGACGGTGCCGGTCCCGCGGCGTCCTGGGCGCAGGCCTGCTCGCCCGGTGACGTCGTGGCCATCCTGGACGAGGGCATCACCTTCACCCCGCCGGCGGAGGTGCGCAGCACCGAGATCGTCGCCGACGAGACCGGGCTCCCTGCGGTAGCGGGGATCCTGGCCTCGCTGCCGGAGGACTTCACCGGGCGGGCCTGGGTCGAGGTGCCGACGGCGGCGGACCGGCAGGACCTGCCGGGGCCGGAGGGGGTGGAGCTGACCTGGGTGGTGCGCGAGGACCTGCACGCCCGTCCCGGCGCGGCGGTGCTCGCCGCGGCCCGGTCGGCCGCGCCGAGCACCGTCCCCGGCTACTGCTGGGCGGTGGGGGAGCAGCAGGTCCCGACCGGGATGCGGCGGCACTGGATCGCGGCGGGAGTCCCGAAGGACCGGATCACCTTCACCGGCTACTGGAAGGCACCCAAGGGGCACTGAGTCCCCGGGTGCGCGGCTGGGTGCGCCGAGGGCGGGGCGCCGCCGGCGTCAGCGGGCGGAGCAGTCCGCGCAGAGTCCGAAGATCTCCAGGGTGTGCGCGACCTCGGTGAACCCGTGCTCGGCGGCCACCCGCTCGGTCCATCGCTCGACGGTCGGTCCCTCCACCTCGACCGTGCGACCGCACCCACGGCATACCAGGTGGTGGTGGTGACCGGTGCTGCACATCCGGTAGACCGCCTCACCCTCGTCGGTCCGCAGCACGTCCACCTCGCCGTCCTCGGCGAGCACGGTGAGGGTGCGGTAGACGGTGGCCAGGCCGACCTTGTCGCCGGCCGCCCGCATCTTGGCGTGCAGCTCCTGGGCGGAGGTGAAGTCCTCCAGGGTCTCCAACTGGGCCGCGACGGCAGCCTGCTGCCGCGTGGGGCGGCGCCGCGTCGAAGTCATCGTGTCACCTGCTCCTGCTCGGAAGGGTCGTCGGTCGCACCGGTGTCCCCAGGGTAGGCCGTGTGCTCACCGTGCTCGTCGTAGTGGGCCCCGTGCGGTGCGTGGCGGTGCTCCCCGTGCAGGTAGTCGACGTGGTCACCGTGCGGGACCGCCCGGTGGCCGCAACCCGGTCCGTGCTCGTGCGGGTGGCGCTCGGCGACCCGGTGTGCCCGCTTGGTGGCCGCCCGGGCCAGGCCCGTCGCGCCGGCCACCGCCAGGAACACCGCGATCGCCAACAGCACGATGGTGCCGCCCGCCGCGGTGTCGGCGTAGAAGGAGGTCACCACGCCACCGACGGAGGACAGCACGCCGAAGGCCACGGCCCAGACCATCGTGGTGCGGAAGCTGCGGGCGACCTGCTGGGCGGCCGCATTCGGCACGATCATCAGGGCGCTGATCAGGAGCAGGCCGACGACCCGCATCGAGACCACGACGGTGACCGCGGTGAGGACGGACAGGGTGATGTTGAGCGCCATCACCGGCAGCCCGCTGGCCCGGGCGTACTCCTCGTCGCCGGCCACGGCGAACAGCCGCTGGTGCAGCACCAGCGTGACGCCCATGATCACGGCGCAGAGCACCCCGAAGACGACCAGGTCCTGGCCGGAGGTGGTGGTGATCGCCCCGAAGAGGTAACCGGTGAGGTTGGCGGTCTGGCTGCCGTCGACCCGGTTGATGATCACCACGCCGGCCGCGATCCCGCCGTAGAACATCACGGCCAGGGCGATGTCACCGCTGGTCCGCCCGCGGGCCCGGATCACCTCGATGGCCACCCCGGCGAAGACGGCGGCCGCCATCGCGGTGACCAGCGGTTGGGTGTCCAGGAAGACGCCGATCGCGACCCCGGCGAGGGCCACGTGACCCATCCCGTCCCCGATGAGGGACAGCCGGCGCTGCACCAGGAAGATCCCGACCAGAGGCGCCGCGGCGCCCACCAGGAGCGCGGCCAGCAGGGCGTTGCGCATGAAGTCCAGGCTGAGGATCTCGGCCATCAGCGGTCCTCTCCCGGATCGGCGGCGTCGAGGGGGCCGGAGCCCAGCCAGCTCAGGCCCTCCGGCTCGTCCTCGTCGTCGTGGTGATGGTGGTGCGCCTCGTGCGGGTGGGCGGCGGTGGCGGCGGTCACCCTGGCGCGGTGCACGGCATACTGCTGCGGCGTGCCGTCGAAGCTGATCGCGCCGAGCTCGAGCTCGACGATCCGGTCCACGATGCCGCGCAGCGCCGCGAGCTCGTGGGTGACCACGATCATCGTTACCCCCAACCCGGCCAGGCGCCGCAGCACGGCCGCGAGCACGTCCTGGCTGGCGGCGTCCACCCCGGCGGTGGGTTCGTCCATGATCAGCACGTCCGGCCGGGCGGCCATCGCCCGGGCGATCAGCACCCGGCGCTGCTGCCCGCCGGACAGCGTCGCGACGTCGTCCTTGGCCCGGTCGTCCAACCCGACGGTCCGGAGGGCCTGGGTCACCCGGTCCCGCTGCTCGCGGGTGGCCGGGCGCCACCAGGGGCGGGTGGCCAGCTGTCCGGTGGCGACGACCTCGCGCACCGTGGAGCGCACCGACCCGGAGAGGGTATGCCGTTGCGGCACGTAGCCGACCCGGCTGCGGTCCCGGATCCGGTTCAGCGGGACGCCGAACACCTCGCCGTGGCCGGACAGGTGGTCGTTCAGCCCCAGCAGCCCGCGGACCAGGGTCGACTTGCCGGACCCGTTGGGCCCGAGCAGGGCGACCACCTCACCGGGGCGGATCCGGAGGGTGACGTCCTCGAGGACGGGACGCCCGGCATACCCGAAGCCGGCGTGGCGCAAGTCCAGGACGGGGGTGTCCGGCGCGGCCTGCCCGGTCGCGCTGCTCACGAACAGTCCTGTCCCTGGCGCAGCGCCTCCAGGTTGGACCGCATGACCTCCAGGTAGTCGGACCCGGCGGAGGCGTCGGTGATCCCCTCGACCGGGTCGAGCACCAGCACCTCGGTGCCGGTCTCGTCCGCGATCACCTGGGCCAGGTCGCCGCCCAGGAGCACCTCGGAGTAGATCGTGTCCACCCCGGCATCCTGCACGACGTGGGTGATCTCGGCCATCCGCGCCGGGCTGGGCTCGGAGTCCGGGGAGACGCCGGTGATGCCGACCTGGTGCAGGCCGTACCGGTCCGTCAGGTAGCCGAAGGCGGTGTGCGTGGTGACCACCGTGTCGATCCGGCAGTCGGCCAGGCCGGCGGCCAGCTCCTCGTCCAGCGCCGCCAGCTCCTCCTGGAAGGCGGTGGCGTTGGCCCGGTAGTCCTCCGCGTGGTCCGGGTCGAGCCCGGCCAGCTCGTCGGCGATCGCCCCGACGGCGGCCGAGTAGCGGTCCGGGTCGAGCCAGAAGTGCGGGTCGACGCCGCCGTGGTCGTGGCCCTCGTGGTCGTCCTTCCCGGCGTGGTCGTCCTCGGCGTGGTCGCCGTGGTCCTCCCCGCCGTGCTCGACGTCCCCGGTGCTGGCCAGGTCGACGACGTCGTTGACGTCGAGGGTGTGCTCGGCCGCCTGGCTGGTCGCGGCGTCGTCGAGGGCCGCCTGCATCCCGCCGGAGAGCACCACCAGGTCCGCGCTCTGGACGGTGCCCACCTGGCGCGGCGTGAGCTCCAGGTCGTGCGGGTCGACGCCCGGGCTGGTGAGCCCGACGACCTCGACGGCACCGGTGTCCCCGGCGACCCGCTGCGTGGCGTACTCCAGCGGGTAGAACCCGGCGACGACCGTGAGGTCGGCGTCCCCGCCACCCGCTCCGCCGTCGTCCCCGCTGCCGCACCCGGTCGCCACCAGGGCGGTGCCCAGCAGGACGAGGGAGAGCGGGCGGAGGCGGGCGCGAGGGGTCAGCGGCATTGCTCCATGGTGCGGCGAATGAGAATGATTGTCAAAATGGCCCGAGGGTCCGGGCGCGCGGGCTCAGTTCGGGATGAACCGGGTCGCCAGCACCGCAAGCACGAGCGCCAGCACGGCCACCCGCATCAGGCGCATCGAGGGGGTCAGGTGCGGCCAGGACAGGTAGAGCAACCACAGCAGAGCGAGCAGTGCCAGGCCCACGAGCACCAGGCCGACCGGGCCGGCGACGAAACCACCGACCAGGATGAGCGCGATCATCACCAGCGAGGGCACCCACTGGGGCAGCCGGGCCAGGGCAGAGACGGCGGGCATGCTGGCCTTCTCGACGGCGGCGCGCACACCGGTCGGGTGTTGGTAGGGCTCGGGGGAGTGTGTCGGGTCGGGCACCCTCCGAGGGTATCTCCCGGCGCACGTAAACTCTGCGCCATGGCAGCCACTTCAACCGTTGATACCGTCGTCAGTCTCTGCAAGCGCCGCGGGTTCGTCTTCCCGTGCGGTGAGATCTACGGCGGGACGCGATCGGCCTGGGACTACGGGCCGCTCGGCGTGGCCCTCAAGGACAACATCAAGCGGCAGTGGTGGAAGGCGATGGTGCAGTCCCGCGACGACGTCGTCGGTCTGGACTCCTCGATCATCCTGCCGAAGCAGACCTGGGTCGCCTCCGGGCACGTGGGGACCTTCTCCGACCCGCTGACCGAGTGCCAGTCCTGCCACAAGCGGTTCCGCGCCGACCACCTGCAGGAGGCGGTGGCGGACAAGGCGGCCAAGAAGGGCAAGGAGATCAACCCCGACGACGTCGACCTGGCCGACGTCGCCTGCCCCAACTGCGGCACCAAGGGGGCCTGGACCGCGCCGCGCGAGTTCAACATGATGCTCAAGACCTACCTGGGCGTCATCGAGGACGAGACCGGGTTGCACTACCTGCGCCCGGAGACCGCGCAGGGCATCTTCATCAACTTCGCCAACGTGATGGGGGCCGCGCGCAAGAAGCCGCCGTTCGGGATCGCGCAGACCGGCAAGAGCTTCCGCAACGAGATCACGCCGGGCAACTTCATCTTCCGGACCCGTGAGTTCGAGCAGATGGAGATGGAGTTCTTCGTCGAGCCCTCCACCGCCAAGGAGTGGCACCAGTACTGGATCGACGAGCGCACCAACTGGTACGTCGACCTGGGCATCAACCGGGAAAACCTGCGCCACTACGAGCATCCGGCCGAGAAGCTGTCGCACTACTCCGACCGCACCGTCGACATCGAGTACCGGTTCAACTTCGCCGGCTCGGAGTGGGGCGAGCTCGAGGGCATCGCGAACCGCACCGACTTCGACCTGAAGTCGCACAGCGAGCACTCCGGGCAGGACCTCACCTACTTCGACCAGGCGTCCGGCGAGCGGTACACCCCCTACGTGATCGAGCCCGCAGCCGGCCTGTCCCGGTCGCTGATGACGTTCCTGGTGGATGCCTACACCGAGGACGAGGCGCCGAACACCAAGGGCGGGGTCGACAAGCGGGTCGTGCTGCGGCTGGACCCGCGGCTGGCCCCGACGAAGGTCGCCGTGCTGCCGCTGTCCCGCAACGCCGACCTCACGCCCAAGGCGAAGGACCTCGCGGCCGCGCTGCGCAAGCACTGGATGGTCGACTTCGATGACGCCGGTGCGATCGGGCGCCGCTACCGCCGCCAGGACGAGATCGGCACGCCGTTCTGCGTCACCGTGGACTTCGACACCCTGGAGGACCAGGCGGTCACCATCCGGGAGCGCGACACGATGGGCCAGGAGCGGGTCTCCCTGGACCAGGTCGAGGGCTACCTGGCGCAGCGGCTGATCGGGTGCTGAGCCGGGCCGCGGGGGAGACGACGCGATGATCGAGCACTTCACCCCCGCCGAGATCGAGGCGATGCGGCCCGCCGGCCGCTTCGTCGCCGAGACGCTGGCCACGCTCCGTGACGAGGCCAGCGTCGGGACCAACCTGTTGGAGATCGACGCCCG contains:
- a CDS encoding DUF6703 family protein translates to MPDPTHSPEPYQHPTGVRAAVEKASMPAVSALARLPQWVPSLVMIALILVGGFVAGPVGLVLVGLALLALLWLLYLSWPHLTPSMRLMRVAVLALVLAVLATRFIPN
- a CDS encoding Fur family transcriptional regulator, giving the protein MTSTRRRPTRQQAAVAAQLETLEDFTSAQELHAKMRAAGDKVGLATVYRTLTVLAEDGEVDVLRTDEGEAVYRMCSTGHHHHLVCRGCGRTVEVEGPTVERWTERVAAEHGFTEVAHTLEIFGLCADCSAR
- a CDS encoding metal ABC transporter ATP-binding protein; the encoded protein is MSSATGQAAPDTPVLDLRHAGFGYAGRPVLEDVTLRIRPGEVVALLGPNGSGKSTLVRGLLGLNDHLSGHGEVFGVPLNRIRDRSRVGYVPQRHTLSGSVRSTVREVVATGQLATRPWWRPATREQRDRVTQALRTVGLDDRAKDDVATLSGGQQRRVLIARAMAARPDVLIMDEPTAGVDAASQDVLAAVLRRLAGLGVTMIVVTHELAALRGIVDRIVELELGAISFDGTPQQYAVHRARVTAATAAHPHEAHHHHHDDEDEPEGLSWLGSGPLDAADPGEDR
- a CDS encoding glycine--tRNA ligase, with translation MAATSTVDTVVSLCKRRGFVFPCGEIYGGTRSAWDYGPLGVALKDNIKRQWWKAMVQSRDDVVGLDSSIILPKQTWVASGHVGTFSDPLTECQSCHKRFRADHLQEAVADKAAKKGKEINPDDVDLADVACPNCGTKGAWTAPREFNMMLKTYLGVIEDETGLHYLRPETAQGIFINFANVMGAARKKPPFGIAQTGKSFRNEITPGNFIFRTREFEQMEMEFFVEPSTAKEWHQYWIDERTNWYVDLGINRENLRHYEHPAEKLSHYSDRTVDIEYRFNFAGSEWGELEGIANRTDFDLKSHSEHSGQDLTYFDQASGERYTPYVIEPAAGLSRSLMTFLVDAYTEDEAPNTKGGVDKRVVLRLDPRLAPTKVAVLPLSRNADLTPKAKDLAAALRKHWMVDFDDAGAIGRRYRRQDEIGTPFCVTVDFDTLEDQAVTIRERDTMGQERVSLDQVEGYLAQRLIGC
- a CDS encoding metal ABC transporter substrate-binding protein, producing the protein MPLTPRARLRPLSLVLLGTALVATGCGSGDDGGAGGGDADLTVVAGFYPLEYATQRVAGDTGAVEVVGLTSPGVDPHDLELTPRQVGTVQSADLVVLSGGMQAALDDAATSQAAEHTLDVNDVVDLASTGDVEHGGEDHGDHAEDDHAGKDDHEGHDHGGVDPHFWLDPDRYSAAVGAIADELAGLDPDHAEDYRANATAFQEELAALDEELAAGLADCRIDTVVTTHTAFGYLTDRYGLHQVGITGVSPDSEPSPARMAEITHVVQDAGVDTIYSEVLLGGDLAQVIADETGTEVLVLDPVEGITDASAGSDYLEVMRSNLEALRQGQDCS
- a CDS encoding metal ABC transporter permease, giving the protein MAEILSLDFMRNALLAALLVGAAAPLVGIFLVQRRLSLIGDGMGHVALAGVAIGVFLDTQPLVTAMAAAVFAGVAIEVIRARGRTSGDIALAVMFYGGIAAGVVIINRVDGSQTANLTGYLFGAITTTSGQDLVVFGVLCAVIMGVTLVLHQRLFAVAGDEEYARASGLPVMALNITLSVLTAVTVVVSMRVVGLLLISALMIVPNAAAQQVARSFRTTMVWAVAFGVLSSVGGVVTSFYADTAAGGTIVLLAIAVFLAVAGATGLARAATKRAHRVAERHPHEHGPGCGHRAVPHGDHVDYLHGEHRHAPHGAHYDEHGEHTAYPGDTGATDDPSEQEQVTR
- a CDS encoding siderophore-interacting protein, which produces MAKTNIGASRIKPEQTGLLTLEVLGREQVTPSFARVTLGRGDIEKFTPMGYDQWFRLFIPVAEDSLSRLPGKLDTLSYLKFLAISKTQRPVLRNYTVRAHRVTADGPEIDVDFVLHGEGDGAGPAASWAQACSPGDVVAILDEGITFTPPAEVRSTEIVADETGLPAVAGILASLPEDFTGRAWVEVPTAADRQDLPGPEGVELTWVVREDLHARPGAAVLAAARSAAPSTVPGYCWAVGEQQVPTGMRRHWIAAGVPKDRITFTGYWKAPKGH